A segment of the Hippopotamus amphibius kiboko isolate mHipAmp2 chromosome 8, mHipAmp2.hap2, whole genome shotgun sequence genome:
caggtggcgcagtggttaagaatctgcctgccaatgcagaggacatgggttcgatccctgctccaggaagatcccacatgccatggagcaactaagcccatgtgccaaaaaacaaacaaacaaacaaaccttaggTTGGGACAAATGCAGTACAGGTTGTACCCAGGGCAACAGACAGAAACAACTGGGCACATCAGACAGGGAGACCCAGGAAGGGCCCTTGGAggtggggtgtggaggggaggTCAGGACCCAGGTGTGGGCCCTGAGAGTCCTCCTGAGTCTCTGGGTAAAGCCAGCCTTGGCACCTGCCTGGTCCCCCACATTCAGCTCTCCCAACACAGTTCCTGAGCTGAGATCACAGTTGGGCCCCTGACTCTGTGCTGCCTTCCTTTGGgcccttgcttgcttgcttgcttgctttccttccttcttactttcaatatttatttatttatttatttatttatttattttggttgtgcagggtcttagttgtggcaggcgggctccttagttgtggcatgtgggatctagttccctgaccagggatcaaattcaggacccctgcattgggagcacagagtcttaaccactgtgccatcagggaagtcccttcctttgGGTTCTGAGTGCCCTGCCCATCCCCCTGAAGAGCTTTCATCTCCCAGCTTGGGGTATGCATGTCCCCCAGACCCCAAaggcagcggacatgggttcaaatctcagtttcagtgcttgtgagTTGGGTGAACCCGGGccactttctttcttccctgggccttggtttcctccctGTAAACTGGGGCCCATGACAGATGGGGGATACAGGGACTCGGTGTGGTGAAGCAGGCAGAGCGCTTGGACACAGCGTGTGCACAGGAGCTGCTCCACACGTGTTATTGCGGGGGCTCCACCACGGCTGTTGCGGGGGGGGAGCGGTCCAGGTCCGAGCAGGGGCCTGGTCCGAACATCCCAGGCCAAGCACCAGGCTCCAGGGTGGCCACGCAGGTCGGGCTGTGCCCTCAGGCAGCCTCCCTCAGGTGGGGACCCGCTTAGCCCTGGGGACTAGCAGGGGATCTGGGAAGCTTGAATCGGACCTAAAGGAGGACAGGCGGGCTGGGGACGGGGCACTCGGGCAGAGGGGACGCCAGGACAAAGACGCTGAGGTGGGGGTACAATTCCCTAAGGAGGCAGCACATCTGGGGGGCTTGAGTGAGGCGGTTGGAAAGGGGGCTGGAGCCGGACCAAGGGAGCCATGACGGAGGGTGTGGGGCGGGCATGGGCAAGGGGAGGAgaccccttcctccaggaaggaggggagaacgAAGGGCCGGACTGAGCCAggatgggaggggaaggaggggagcgaGAAGCCTTTCCAAAGCGAGGTGCTGCCGGGACTCGGCCCTGCagtaaggaaggaggaagaggagaaaagttaAAGAGCTGACTTGGAATGCGGGGAGCCTCCCCAGCCTGCAGGTCCAGGGCGCACCTGAGaccagagggcagagctgggaggctgggacaccagctgggtgtgaacaagggaaacTGTGTCCCTCTGTTGGGGATGGTGACACTGGGGGCTCCTGTGTGGGGAACACGGTGTAAGCCTTTGGGTAGAGAGCACTAAATCACACAGCTCATAGTgtccatttactttaaaaaatagagcaATGGTGGCATGGGCCTGGCTGCTCATACTGAAGTGGGCATCAGCACCCAGGCCTCACCTTACCATgcagagggctgggaggagggcgtGTGTGAAGGAGGGCCTTCTGCCCCTAGCATGCTTGCGTTATTAGTCTTATAAAACAAGaacatacttatatatatttcttgtatgaaataaaaactgatcTAGAGGTTGGGTCGTGACCCCAGAGAAGAATCTGTGCATAGTGGGGATGGAAGCCTCCCttggggggtaggggagggaggaACGGCCTCCCTCTTGCCATCTGATGGGCCCCAGAGCCAAGGAGACATATGTGTAGGGACTGAGAGCCTGGGCAGGTTTGTAGGTGGGGGTGCTGCCCTGGGTGTGAGACCTGGCCCTGGGAGATACTTCACACAGGTTGTTCCACGAGCTGACTATAGCTGTGTAAGAACGTTCCATGTCTATCAAATACGTcatctgtgccaggctctgggttGCATAGCTGAGTAAGATGCAGGAAGTAAAGTGGGTGCCCCCACTCATGGAGGTAGCATGGGACCAGAGGAGAAAAGCTGGCATCCCAAGAAAGATGAGTGGCAATCCGCCAGTGGAAGAGGTGCTGGGAAAAGGATGTTCCAGGCAGCCAGAACAGCAAGTGCTAAGGCCCTGAGGTGAGCGAGAGCCAGCTAAGGTCTGGGAAATGACAATAGATCAGAGTGACCCGGGGAAGAGACGCAGAAGgttgggagacagagagagggagaagagcagAGAAGGATGGGAAGAGGTCATTGCCTCGGAGCCACTTAGCTGTGAGTTCTATCCCGGGGTGAGGAGGGGCACTGGGAGCTGGAGGCCGGTGGGGGGACTGGGACAGCTGTTCAGGCTGGGGTGGGCATAACAAGGTGTTGGGACCTAGCAGAGGAGCTCAGCTGGGGGTCTGCACTGGGGAGACTCTGGAGCCCAGCCCAATGAAGGCCTGGAAGTTTGGGGAGGAGATGGAACAGGCCAGGAAGCCCAAGGGATGCCCTCCCTCCAGGCCCAGGAATCTGAAAACAAGTGGAGATCAAGGTCCCTAGCCCCTTGCCTGGCCAGGAGCACACCTCACTGGGAGCTCAGGCAGGACTGGCAGGCACCTCTAACCCCAGCTGGTGATAGCAACAGAGCAGAATGAAGCTGCAGGCTGGATGGTGAGGTACATGGGCCCTTGGGgtcccccagggctgctgtgggCACCCAGCTTTCCAACAGGAGTCTGAGTCAACACAGTGGTGGCCGCCCGGCAGCTCTGGcctttcctcaccccctccctgccaccccagccACTTGGGAGAGTCATTtcatttctcaaattaaaaatccattttgtgGTGTGAATAATAGATGGGATGAGCCCTGGGAGGCTGGGTGGAGGACAGGAAACTGGTTGGGGGAGATGTTTTCCAGGGCAAGGAAGAGCCTGTAGCattgttgggggaggggtgggcgcgGACTGGTGGGGTGGCGTGGAGACAGGGAGGCCTCTCGAAGAGAAGAGGTGGGCCTAGGCGGTTCAGGTTTGAGCAGCAGGCAAATAAAGGCCCAGTCTGTCCCCCCAAACACAGGCCAGAGAGGTGCAGAAACGGGTCTGATCATGATGGGCTCTAAGTCCCCAGAAGCACTTAGCACCGCACTTGGGAGAAGCTGAATAGATTGAGTCAGCGTGGGGCCTGCTGTATCTATAGACTGGGGCATAGAAGGGGCTGCCCTGTACCCCTTCCCTAGAATCCAGACCCTGGGATGCCCCACCCTGCAGGATGGGCTAGAAtctgggaaggaagaggcagagggtCCCCTCACCTCGGCCCCCCTTTCTCCCTCCGGCCAGCTCTGGTCAATGCTGCCCTGCTCTCCGCGCCCCACACCAGGCGCCCAGCTGCCTCCTCAGGGCCTGGCTGTGTCCTGTCATTCTCCTGCTCCTCAGTCGGGGGTTATTCTGACAACTAGAGGGGACACTGGGAGCCTCAAAAGGAGAGCGAGGGAGCTGGAGGCCAGGTGCCTCGTGCCCTCCACTCACCTCCACTCAGCTCCCCTTTCTGAGCAGGCACAGAAGCACACAGCAGGCAGGGCCTGGTCCCTCTTTAATGGTGGGCAGTGCAGGGGGGACTAGGACCGAGCGGCCACGCGCCCAGTCCCCAGTCAGCTCCCATGGGCCCTGGTTGCTGCGCTCAGGCCTGGGGGAGcctctgggctgggggtggggtgggctgggggatgAGGTGCTGTACAGACAGGCGAGATGGAGCcaggcaggcagacaggtggcctggctgggagctgggaggcagAGGAACCCATCAATGGCAGCTGGGAGTCTGGGAGAGGGATGGCCAGGAGGGGGGGTCCTACAGCTGACCCGGGAGGGAGGGCGGATGGATGAGGAGCTGAGGGCCTGGGTCCCCCAACTCCAGTGGCTGAAGCAGCAGAGTCCCTGGGGAAGCATGTTTGCCTTTGTGCCTTTCTGTCGGAAGAGAGTCGGCTCCCTGAGACAAtatccatttttatatttcttggaAATTTCACGGCATTCatttcagggaaaataaaagcTGTCATTGCTGGAGAAATGATACCAATCAGGGCCTGAAAAGGCTGGAAAATTATCCTCCTGGAGACAAAACGTTGAGggaaaaatgcagattaaaagcACAAAGAGCCACTTTGCCAccgccctgccctcccctcccctccccctttatgGAATCACCGCAGTTTACATAATTCCACCTCCCCTAGGGAGAATTAACTGGACCCAAGAAAAACTCATGGGTCAAAGGAGGACCCTGAGACAGCCAGAGATGGAGGCACAGAGCATCCAGAGCAGTAGCTCAGAGGTGGACAGATGGAGAGGCAAGGGACAGGCAGGATGGGGCAGAGGTGGCCGCTCAGGGCCAGTGGCCAGTAGCCAGGCTGATGAGCAGCCCCAGGGAGAGGACAGGACAATGGGTCCTTTAGTccctgtctcattgtggtttttatcaCATGGGCCTCCATGGCAGTCTTGGGCTGTCTCTAACACTGTTTATGTCAGTCCAGCAAGCTGGAGCCATCAGGCCTGGGAATGCTGCTTCTCTGTGGCGTCCCCTGCTAGGGACACTGGAAGCAGAGGGGGTGGTTAGCTCAgggcagagaaaacagagactccagaaACAGTCATTCATCCAAGAAGCCCTGAGATCCCTATGTGGCAcatgggccaggccctgtgggtGAGTGAGTGAGCCAGGCAGAAGTAGGCCCTGTGTCCAGGGGctgggagtcgtgggagggaagtCCCAcctgaaaaaagcaagttgagggacttccctggtagtccagagGTTAAgcctccaagcttccactgcaggggacatgggctcaatccctggtcggggaactaagatcctgcatgccatgcagcgcagccaaaacaaaacaaaacaaaacaaagcaaacaaaagcaaaagcaagttGAACCAGAAGAAGGGACTGGGTGGATAAATTCATAGTCCTCCTCTACCTGGCCTCTCCTCCCACCAGTCCAAATACCAGGGTCCTGAGGACCAAGGGCCTGTTTGAGGACAGGGACTGCTGGGCAGAgcaggctccctccctccctggctcctggAGGGTGGGCTCTTTCATTACTCTCCAGTCGTTTTCTCCCCACCTGGGCCAGGGGCTTTCCAAGCTGTGGGTACCAGGGCCactcaaggtttgggggaggggctcAGTCTCAGAGCTGTGGTCCCTTCCTGAAGCAGCCTCTGCGGCTCTTCCACCACTGCCAACCCACACCCCAGGCGCCCGCGGGGCAGGACTGGGTTTGGGCAGGAGCTGAGGGAAGGACCAGGGGGTTCCTTATTGAAGGCCGCTCTGGTCCAGGAGCTGTGCCGGGCGGTACAGGCACTGTTTCAGCGCACCGCTCAGTCTTTCCGCGAGTCCTCCATGGACGGTGCTCCAGTCCTGTGAGCGGGGCTGGGTTGGGTCACTAGCCCCTTCATCTTCGGCTTGAGCCTCTTTCAGGCGGGCTGGTAGGCATCCCTGAGTGCGGACAACGgagcggcggggacctggggccCTCACTCCTCTCGGGACTGGAATCCCGGAGCCGAGAACCAGTGCCAGACCCTCGGGAGCGTGTTCCCGCAGCCgccttcccccagcccccgccccgagCTGCCACCGAGCTGCCAGGTAGCCAAGAtccaggcaggaaggagggggcgCGGGGAGCGGGCGGAGGAGGGTGGAGCCGCCGGCGCGCCCCCTCCCTCGGGGCCGGCGGGCGGCGCAGCGCGGCAAGGCGGCAGAGGAGGCGGCGGGCGCACGGTGAGAGCGGCCGCCCGCCCCGCTGCGCCCCGGCTCCGGCCCCGGCTCCATCAGCTCTGTTTCCGCTCCGCCCGGGCGCGCACCTGCCGGGTAAGCGGCTCCCGAGCCCGCTGCCGCCGCGGCCACCATCAGCcacctccgccgccgccgccgccgctgcgccGAGCCTCCAGGCTTTGTCTGGGTCTTCACAGCTCCGGCTCCGGCTGCGACTGCGACTCCCGGGCTCGGTTCTCTGGCTCCGAGGGCTGCCCGGCGCGGCGCGGGAGGCTCGGCAGCCAGGGCTCGGGGCGCGCGGGGCCAGCTCGCTCCGCGCCGGGGATGCAACTTCGTCCAAGTTTGGGTTCCGGGGAGAACCTGTTGAAGCCGGGAGGGGCCCGGGgcgaagatgggggaggggactgCTTGCGGGTCCTTTAGGGCCGTCGGGGGTTTCTCCGTGATCCCGGGCGGGATGGCGCGCCGGCGCGGGCTGCTTGGGAGAGGGACTGGCGGGCGTTCTGGCCACTGAATAGAGAAGATGGGCCTGGGGCTGGCTCTGCGGACATTCTCGGGGACAAAGTTTGGTTCTTTAGTCGCTTTCTTGAGCGTCTAGTTCCAGCGCGGAAAGCTGAGGGCGGCTTCAGGGTCGGCATGGAAGCGGCACTGACCACACCTCCTTTCCCTGCCTCCGCTTTCCCCTTCCCCCTATCTGGCCTTGGCTGTAGCAGGTCGGGGACAAGAAatgcaaaaagaagagaaacagccTCTCATTGAAGGCCTACTACGTGTCAAGCCCCGTGCCTGGTGCTCCCCTGCTTTATTACAGGGGCCTCCCAAACCTGCAGCGGGCATAAGTGTGCGGGGAGAGGGGAGGTTAAAGGACTCCACTGTGCAGTGCGGTAGGTGGTGGGCACTCGGAGTCTTCCCCTTCCATCTCCGAGTGGCTCAGGGATGCCAGATCCCAGGCCCATTCGCTGTTGGAGACTCGGGGTGGCCGCCAGCCTTTGGACCTAGGCCTGTGCCCTTCCTCGTCGTGCTTGTGGGCCCCGTCGGGCCCCAGTACCCTGCTGAGCCTGTGTCTGTTTCCCGCAGCTGCGGCCCGGGGGCCATGCGGAGACCCGCTAGGACCCCGGCGGCTGGGAGCATCCTGTAGAGGAGATCGCCAAGGGTTGCGCGGTGGTGCCAGAGGCGCCATGGAGGCCCCATATTCGATGACAGCACACTACGACGAGTTCCAGGAGGTCAAGTACGTGAGCCGGTGCGGTGGGGGAGGCGCGCGGGGAACTTCGCTGCCCCCCGGCTTCCCGCTGGGTGCGGGGCGCAGCGCCACCGGGGCCCGAGCCGGGTTGCCGCGCTGGAACCGGCGCGAGGTATGCCTGCTCTCGGGGCTGGTGTTCGCCGCGGGCCTCTGTGCCATCCTGGCCGCCATGCTGGCTCTCAAGTACCTGGGCCCGGGAGCGGCGGGCGGCGCCACCTGCCCCGAGGGCTGCCCGGAGCGAAAGGCCTTCGCGCGCGCCGCCCGCTTCTTGGCCGCCAACCTGGACGCCAGCATAGACCCGTGCCAGGACTTCTACTCCTTCGCGTGCGGTGGCTGGCTGCGGCGCCACGCCATCCCGGACGACAAGCTCACCTACGGCACCATCGCGGCCATCGGCGAGCAGAACGAGGAGCGCCTGCGGCGCTTGCTGGCGCGGCCCGGGGGTGGGCCGGGTGGCGCGGCCCAGCGCAAGGTGCGCGCTTTCTTTCGCTCCTGCCTGGACATGCATGAAATCGAACGGCTCGGCCCGCGGCCCATGCTCGAGGTCATCGAGGACTGTGGGGGCTGGGACCTGGGTGGCGCGGCGGAGCGCCCGGGGGCGGCTGCGCGCTGGGACCTCAACCGGCTGCTGTACAAGGCTCAGGGCGTGTACAGCGCCGCCGCGCTCTTCTCGCTCACCGTCAGCCTGGATGACAGGAACTCCTCGCGCTACGTCATCCGCGTGAGTGCGACCCCCCTCCCCGCACCGGGCACCCCACAAGCGGCTGGGAACTAGGGATGCCGCGGCCTGGCACTCCTGCCCCGCGCGCCCTGTGCGCCCAGAGGACAGATgcagaaggggagggaagaggaacgGAGGAGAGCGCGCACCGGCAGAGCGCGGGAGGAGGGCGCAAGTAATTTCCCTCGAGTAATTGCGGTGTTTAGCGGAAACGCGGGAGCCGCAATTTCCCAGCCCTCTGGCAGGCGGTGAGAGCTCGGAGGGAGGGCTGTACTGATGCGCTGTGGTGACAGACCTGTCGGGCTGGGACTGGCTGGAATGCCTGGGGGGCCGGCGGCCGGGGACCAGCTGCCAATGCGCCTCGAGAGTGCCCCTCacaggtggggaaaggaaaggattACACTGAGGAAGGATGGGGGCGCCCCTCCTCAGTCCCCAGGCTAGGCCAACCGGGCCTGGGGGCCTAGACCAGCTTCTCTGGAATGAGGGAGGGGTTATTGTCCTTATGCTCCTGGGCTGTGACGGTGGAATTCTGGCATGTCTTCAGTTTGCCCCTTTGAATGGGAATTCAGTCTGTTCCAGGAACCTGTAGTGGTGACCTCTgacccccatctctctccccagaTTGATCAGGATGGGCTTACCCTGCCAGAGAGGACATTGTATCTCGCTCAGGATGAGGAGAGCGAGAAGGTGTGGAAGCATGGGATGGGGTTCAGGGAAGGCCTGGGACTCTGGGAGGTATGGACCAGGGCCTGGCACTGGCCTGCATCcttgccctgccccctcctggtGCAGATCCTGGCGGCATACCGGGTGTTCATGGAGCGCCTGCTGAGCCTCTTGGGTGCCGAGGCTGTGGAGCAGAAGGCCCAGGAGATCCTGCAGCTGGAGCAGCGGCTGGCCAACGTGAGCAGGCAGCCGCTGTGTGCTGGGGGCGGGAAGCATCGGGCAGGGCTGGGTCAACTCTGCGCTGCATCCTCAGATCACAGTGTCAGAGTATGATGACCTCCGGCGAGACCTCAGCTCCATGTACAACAAGGTGACACTGGGGCAGCTGCAGAGGATCACCCCCCACGTGAGTGGGACCCAGCCTTGGTGGGGGAGGTGCTGATCTTGGGACTCCTGGGCTGTCACCTCCCCAGGGACAAGCAAGGCCTCCCATGGCCATGGACTTCCTTATCCTCTTGTTGCCTCTCTCTGGCCCCCTCCCTGGTTTTCTGTGGTCCCTACCACACCCGGCCCCACTGTCCCCATCCCTGGCCCCACAGCTGCGGTGGAAGTGGCTGCTGGACCAGATCTTCCAGGAGGACTTCTCAGAGGATGAGGAGGTGGTGCTGCTGGCCACAGACTATATGCAGCAGGTGTCCCAGCTCATCCACTCTACACCCCGCAGGTACAGTGCCAGTCACCCACCTGCTACCCACCCGCCCCCCATGACCCTCCCCTCTACCCTAGACCTGTCTGCTTGCAGAGCTGTGAATTTCTGCCTCCACCTCTGTGCAGTATCCGCGCTGGGGAGGTGGGCGAGGAGCACTGGAAAAGGAGTCCAAATCCCTAGGTTCAGACTGGCTGTCCCACCTGCTCTGTGGGACCCTGGGCAGGGCTGTGAGCTTCCTGAGGTGCAGTTTCCTCATGTGGGGATGGTGAGGCTTGAGTGAGCCTGAAGTCAGAAGAGGAAATTGTGGCCAGAGCTCTGCTCCCCCAGGGCCACCGTAAGGAAAGCCTCCCTGGTATCTGCCCAGCTTGGGAGGGAGCCAAGGCCTCTCAAGGCCAGCTCTGAGGCAGGCAGTCACCCCAAgtgcccaccctcccaccccatggCAAGCAGGAACACAGGGCTGGCCCGTGCCCCATCGGCGTCAGGTGCTCTGTTCCGTGGCCCAAGGTGTGTCTGCTGTGGGGGCCCAGCCCTCCTccctggctggggctgggagtACCTGGAATGACCCTAGTCCCCTGCAGGTGCTTGGTACCCACcccaggctgggagctgggggctgggaccCCCATGCACGTGACCCTGTCGGGACACCCAGCTGCTTCACCTGGCCCTCAGGATCCTGCACAACTACCTGGTGTGGCGCGTGGTGGTGGTCCTGAGTGAGCACCTGTCACCACCGTTCCGGGAGGCACTGCACGAGCTGGCACGGGAGATGGAGGGCAGCGACAAGCCACAGGAGTTGGCCCGTGTCTGCCTG
Coding sequences within it:
- the ECEL1 gene encoding endothelin-converting enzyme-like 1 isoform X1, translating into MEAPYSMTAHYDEFQEVKYVSRCGGGGARGTSLPPGFPLGAGRSATGARAGLPRWNRREVCLLSGLVFAAGLCAILAAMLALKYLGPGAAGGATCPEGCPERKAFARAARFLAANLDASIDPCQDFYSFACGGWLRRHAIPDDKLTYGTIAAIGEQNEERLRRLLARPGGGPGGAAQRKVRAFFRSCLDMHEIERLGPRPMLEVIEDCGGWDLGGAAERPGAAARWDLNRLLYKAQGVYSAAALFSLTVSLDDRNSSRYVIRIDQDGLTLPERTLYLAQDEESEKILAAYRVFMERLLSLLGAEAVEQKAQEILQLEQRLANITVSEYDDLRRDLSSMYNKVTLGQLQRITPHLRWKWLLDQIFQEDFSEDEEVVLLATDYMQQVSQLIHSTPRRILHNYLVWRVVVVLSEHLSPPFREALHELAREMEGSDKPQELARVCLGQANRHFGMALGALFVHEHFSATSKAKVQQLVEDIKYILGQRLEELDWMDAETKAAARAKLQYMMVMVGYPDFLLKPEAVDKEYEFEVHEKTYFKNILNSIRFSIQLSVKKIRQEVDKSTWLLPPQALNAYYLPNKNQMVFPAGILQPTLYDPDFPQSLNYGGIGTIIGHELTHGYDDWGGQYDRSGNLLHWWTEASYSRFLHKAECIVHLYDNFTVYNQRVNGKHTLGENIADMGGLKLAYYAYQKWVREHGPEHPLHRLKYTHNQLFFIAFAQNWCIKRRSQSIYLQVLTDKHAPEHYRVLGSVSQFEEFGRAFHCPKDSPMNPTHKCSVW
- the ECEL1 gene encoding endothelin-converting enzyme-like 1 isoform X2 encodes the protein MEAPYSMTAHYDEFQEVKYVSRCGGGGARGTSLPPGFPLGAGRSATGARAGLPRWNRREVCLLSGLVFAAGLCAILAAMLALKYLGPGAAGGATCPEGCPERKAFARAARFLAANLDASIDPCQDFYSFACGGWLRRHAIPDDKLTYGTIAAIGEQNEERLRRLLARPGGGPGGAAQRKVRAFFRSCLDMHEIERLGPRPMLEVIEDCGGWDLGGAAERPGAAARWDLNRLLYKAQGVYSAAALFSLTVSLDDRNSSRYVIRIDQDGLTLPERTLYLAQDEESEKILAAYRVFMERLLSLLGAEAVEQKAQEILQLEQRLANITVSEYDDLRRDLSSMYNKVTLGQLQRITPHLRWKWLLDQIFQEDFSEDEEVVLLATDYMQQVSQLIHSTPRRILHNYLVWRVVVVLSEHLSPPFREALHELAREMEGSDKPQELARVCLGQANRHFGMALGALFVHEHFSATSKAKVQQLVEDIKYILGQRLEELDWMDAETKAAARAKLQYMMVMVGYPDFLLKPEAVDKEYEFEVHEKTYFKNILNSIRFSIQLSVKKIRQEVDKWLLPPQALNAYYLPNKNQMVFPAGILQPTLYDPDFPQSLNYGGIGTIIGHELTHGYDDWGGQYDRSGNLLHWWTEASYSRFLHKAECIVHLYDNFTVYNQRVNGKHTLGENIADMGGLKLAYYAYQKWVREHGPEHPLHRLKYTHNQLFFIAFAQNWCIKRRSQSIYLQVLTDKHAPEHYRVLGSVSQFEEFGRAFHCPKDSPMNPTHKCSVW